The following are from one region of the Actinoplanes sp. L3-i22 genome:
- a CDS encoding VOC family protein, with product MPLSAHHLRASVAVSDIARAVAFYEGRLGLPSLRATPSGRIADGGRIYGSGGGPALNVYQSPTAGTSEATLATWYVDDLDQIVDELTAAGVEFARYPGLVHDARGTTPRAGGGRIAWFRDPDGNTFAVEADV from the coding sequence ATGCCGTTGAGCGCGCATCACCTCCGAGCCTCGGTCGCCGTCTCCGACATCGCGCGGGCGGTCGCCTTCTACGAGGGCAGACTCGGCCTGCCGTCGTTGCGGGCCACCCCGAGCGGGCGGATCGCCGACGGCGGGCGGATCTACGGCTCCGGCGGCGGGCCGGCGCTGAACGTCTACCAGTCGCCCACCGCCGGGACCAGCGAGGCGACCCTGGCCACCTGGTACGTCGACGACCTGGACCAGATCGTCGACGAGCTCACCGCGGCCGGCGTCGAGTTCGCCCGCTACCCGGGGCTGGTGCACGACGCCCGGGGCACCACCCCGCGGGCCGGCGGCGGGCGGATCGCCTGGTTCCGGGACCCGGACGGCAACACGTTCGCCGTCGAGGCCGACGTCTGA
- a CDS encoding DUF4157 domain-containing protein: protein MPIRAHHADESARPAPARSDAPRPAGRVQELLALQRLAGNQAVGHHLSVQRESVQQAVASPARPIEPALRAEMESRLGADFSGVRLHDGPVAQRSATALSAAAYTSGRDIVVGPGGLSKLDLAHELTHVMQQAAGPVAGTDHGSGVRVSDPSDRHERAAEANAAKAMSGPVPAQRQAEPLAPGGAGEVVQRKGTEKLTAQVAAARTAAQGPMGWLSTRLTKPGPDEPAVAALKQAVAAYDAWPGRDPSECLQVLTSIMAEQAANENEFTTDAGRAYLESFKAAYRREAQVLGAQIKRAEDHPAEGAAPYEKMTTDGAMWKESAHHEDIGTFGMSGPSYFMELSAMNRGDMTSEIQPVSGSTWVKDVTQRLEAQLRSAVLSHYTLASRADAMEAGGNEIKSKTALAAENPTAAHNTQGYDTFALSNEGFTFWFIEPAGRTGVGRDTRFSKDENDTSARSARIELDIEQSGLLESGWVMLSDFAQREYPVLEAEGARTRSYLPTRVPADADQAKRVRAFNRSLADEDQVMESFTKFTDVSDDYDKSIRRLVYLQSVTDADNRMVYSGGRDPIEKPELLHNNVLQGPDIIPGLAQRAVVEIMRLEKVNPKLATALKRMSGADLMVFLLKDLVRPQAMIPNRTSLANARIYREPAEATETV from the coding sequence GTGCCCATTCGTGCTCACCACGCCGACGAGTCCGCCCGCCCCGCTCCCGCCCGCTCGGACGCCCCGCGCCCGGCCGGCCGTGTCCAGGAATTGCTGGCGCTGCAGCGACTGGCCGGCAACCAGGCCGTGGGGCACCACCTGAGCGTGCAGCGCGAGTCGGTCCAGCAGGCCGTCGCCTCCCCGGCCCGCCCGATCGAGCCGGCCCTCCGTGCCGAGATGGAGTCCCGCCTCGGCGCCGACTTCTCCGGCGTCCGCCTGCACGACGGCCCGGTCGCGCAGCGCTCCGCGACCGCCCTGTCCGCCGCGGCGTACACCTCCGGCCGCGACATCGTGGTCGGCCCGGGCGGCCTGAGCAAACTCGACCTGGCCCACGAGCTGACCCACGTGATGCAGCAGGCGGCCGGCCCGGTCGCCGGCACCGACCACGGTTCCGGCGTCCGCGTCTCCGACCCGTCCGACCGCCACGAGCGTGCCGCCGAGGCCAACGCGGCCAAGGCGATGTCCGGCCCGGTCCCCGCCCAGCGGCAGGCCGAGCCACTGGCGCCCGGCGGGGCCGGCGAAGTGGTCCAGCGCAAGGGCACCGAGAAACTCACCGCCCAGGTGGCCGCGGCGCGGACCGCCGCCCAGGGTCCGATGGGCTGGCTGAGCACGCGGCTCACCAAGCCGGGCCCGGACGAGCCGGCCGTGGCGGCGCTGAAGCAGGCGGTCGCGGCCTACGACGCCTGGCCGGGGCGCGACCCGTCGGAGTGCCTCCAGGTGCTCACGTCGATCATGGCCGAGCAGGCCGCGAACGAGAACGAGTTCACCACCGACGCCGGCCGGGCGTACCTGGAGAGCTTCAAGGCCGCCTACCGGCGCGAGGCGCAGGTCCTCGGCGCCCAGATCAAGCGGGCCGAAGACCATCCGGCCGAGGGGGCCGCGCCCTACGAGAAGATGACCACCGACGGGGCGATGTGGAAGGAGTCCGCCCACCACGAGGACATCGGCACTTTCGGGATGTCCGGCCCGTCGTACTTCATGGAGTTGTCGGCGATGAACCGCGGCGACATGACCAGCGAGATCCAGCCGGTCAGCGGCAGCACCTGGGTGAAGGACGTCACCCAGCGCCTGGAGGCGCAGCTGCGCTCGGCCGTGCTCAGCCACTACACCCTGGCCTCGCGGGCCGACGCGATGGAGGCCGGCGGCAACGAGATCAAGTCCAAGACCGCGCTGGCCGCCGAGAACCCGACTGCGGCCCACAACACCCAGGGGTACGACACGTTCGCCCTGTCCAACGAGGGTTTCACGTTCTGGTTCATCGAGCCGGCCGGCCGCACCGGCGTCGGCCGGGACACCCGGTTCAGCAAGGACGAGAACGACACCTCGGCCCGGTCGGCCCGGATCGAACTGGACATCGAGCAGTCCGGCCTGCTGGAGTCCGGCTGGGTGATGCTCAGTGACTTCGCCCAGCGTGAGTACCCGGTGCTGGAGGCCGAGGGGGCACGCACCCGGTCGTACCTGCCCACCCGGGTTCCGGCCGACGCCGACCAGGCCAAGCGGGTGCGGGCGTTCAATCGCAGCCTGGCCGACGAGGACCAGGTCATGGAGTCGTTCACGAAGTTCACCGACGTGTCCGACGACTACGACAAGAGCATCCGCCGCCTGGTCTACCTGCAGTCGGTGACCGATGCCGACAACCGGATGGTGTATTCCGGCGGCCGCGACCCGATCGAAAAGCCGGAGCTGCTGCACAACAACGTCCTGCAGGGCCCGGACATCATCCCGGGCCTGGCCCAGCGCGCCGTCGTCGAGATCATGCGCCTGGAGAAGGTCAACCCCAAACTCGCCACCGCCCTGAAGCGGATGTCCGGCGCCGACCTGATGGTCTTCCTGCTCAAGGACCTGGTCCGCCCGCAGGCGATGATCCCCAACCGGACCTCGCTGGCCAACGCCCGCATCTACCGAGAGCCCGCCGAGGCCACCGAAACCGTCTAG
- a CDS encoding short-chain fatty acyl-CoA regulator family protein encodes MTRSGGKKIYAHAKLRRLRRDHGLSQIELARRLEISTSYLNQIESSLRPLTTAVLLRIAEVLGVDPEFFSDADEERLGTDLRAALADEASGTELSGTDVSEMIRDYPEIARALVALHHRYRDAADRVAALAGPDFTLSEPHDDVRDFFYAHHNYFDPLDLAAEDLASRLDLAPGRVADALTRHLDEQYGVRVVHTGGHRQGPDVRRYDPDTAVLYLAGAHTDGQRAFQLASQLAVLAHGGLLTALAADPLLHGEAAPLARIGLASYFAGALLMPYTAFHTAAEELRYDIELLGARFGVGFETVCHRLSTLQRPTLRGVPFAFLRVDRAGNISKRQSASDFHFSRLGGTCPLWTVYEAFAAPGRILTQVAEMPDGKRYFWIARTVTRGGFGHHAPRSTFAVALGCELRHAHRLVYAEGVALDDRRGATPIGLGCRICERQDCAQRARPPAGGSLAVDENRRTAVPYPVLRSP; translated from the coding sequence ATGACCCGGAGCGGCGGGAAGAAGATCTACGCGCATGCCAAGCTGCGCCGGCTGCGCCGTGACCACGGCCTCAGCCAGATCGAGCTGGCCCGCCGCCTGGAGATCTCGACCAGCTACCTGAACCAGATCGAGAGCAGCCTGCGCCCGCTCACCACGGCCGTGCTGCTGCGGATCGCCGAGGTGCTCGGGGTCGACCCGGAGTTCTTCTCCGACGCCGACGAGGAGCGCCTCGGCACCGATCTGCGGGCGGCACTGGCCGACGAGGCCAGCGGCACCGAGCTGTCCGGCACCGACGTCAGCGAGATGATCCGCGACTACCCGGAGATCGCCCGCGCGCTGGTCGCCCTGCACCACCGCTACCGGGACGCCGCCGACCGGGTCGCCGCGCTGGCCGGGCCGGACTTCACGCTCAGCGAGCCGCACGACGACGTGCGCGACTTCTTCTACGCCCACCACAACTACTTCGACCCGCTCGACCTGGCCGCCGAGGACCTGGCGTCCCGGCTGGACCTGGCGCCGGGCCGGGTCGCCGACGCGCTCACCCGGCACCTCGACGAGCAGTACGGGGTCCGCGTCGTGCACACCGGCGGCCACCGCCAAGGCCCGGACGTGCGCCGCTACGACCCGGACACCGCGGTGCTGTACCTGGCCGGCGCCCACACCGACGGGCAGCGCGCGTTCCAGCTCGCCTCGCAGCTGGCCGTGCTGGCCCACGGCGGCCTGCTCACCGCGCTGGCCGCCGACCCGCTGCTGCACGGCGAGGCGGCGCCGCTCGCCCGCATCGGGCTGGCCAGCTACTTCGCCGGGGCGCTGCTGATGCCGTACACCGCGTTCCACACCGCCGCCGAGGAGCTGCGCTACGACATCGAGCTGCTCGGCGCCCGGTTCGGCGTCGGCTTCGAGACCGTCTGCCACCGCCTCAGCACGCTGCAGCGGCCCACCCTGCGCGGGGTGCCGTTCGCGTTCCTGCGCGTGGACCGGGCCGGCAACATCTCCAAGCGCCAGTCGGCCAGCGACTTCCACTTCTCCCGGCTCGGCGGCACCTGCCCGCTCTGGACGGTCTACGAGGCGTTCGCCGCCCCGGGCCGGATCCTCACCCAGGTAGCCGAGATGCCGGACGGCAAACGCTACTTCTGGATCGCCCGCACGGTCACCCGCGGCGGCTTCGGTCACCACGCGCCGCGCAGCACGTTCGCGGTCGCGCTCGGCTGCGAGCTGCGGCACGCCCACCGGCTGGTCTACGCCGAGGGGGTGGCCCTGGACGACCGGCGCGGGGCGACCCCGATCGGCCTGGGCTGCCGGATCTGCGAGCGACAGGACTGCGCGCAACGCGCCCGGCCCCCGGCCGGCGGCTCCCTCGCCGTCGACGAGAACCGGCGCACCGCCGTGCCCTACCCGGTTCTGCGAAGCCCATGA
- a CDS encoding methylmalonyl-CoA mutase subunit beta yields the protein MSTSADGLTLGADFPAATAEQWRRLALAALRKSGAATEETAPEQVDDLLATVTYDGLRMAALHTADDAPPPPAGLPGQWPFVRGSRPLGGWDVRQAHAGRDPKQVREEILTDLENGVTSLWLAVGGDGLPLSALPAALDGVYLDLAGVVLDPGPDFTAAAEAWSALLTARGVDPAQARGGLGADPLGWLARTGQKIAVGEAAALAVRYPELRAISVDATVYHEAGASDAEELGCATAAGVAYLRALTDAGLPIQEALGHLEFRFAATADQFATIAKLRAARRVWARVAEMCGAPEAGGQRQHAVTSAAMMTARDPWVNLLRTTLATFAAGVGGADAVTVLPFDHRLGRPDAVARRLARNTSLLLMEESHVARVADPAGGSWYIERYTDELAHAAWDWFTTIERAGGTVAALDSGLISDRLAATWAKRAGNIAHRRDPITGVSEFPNLAERLPERPPAPVPATGGLPRHRLAEAFERLRDRSDAHLAATGSRPTVHLALLGSPAAHGPRLTFATNLFAAGGIAVTTGESTSAVACVCGPDRAYAEEAEPTAAALRAAGATRVLLAGRGDYPGIDGHIAMGGDAIAVLTTVLADLGVDE from the coding sequence GTGTCGACGTCAGCTGATGGGCTCACGCTGGGCGCGGACTTCCCGGCGGCGACCGCCGAGCAGTGGCGCCGGCTGGCCCTGGCCGCGCTCCGCAAGTCCGGCGCCGCGACCGAGGAGACCGCCCCGGAGCAGGTCGACGACCTGCTGGCCACGGTGACCTACGACGGCCTGCGGATGGCGGCGCTGCACACCGCCGACGACGCCCCGCCGCCCCCGGCCGGGCTGCCCGGCCAGTGGCCGTTCGTGCGCGGCTCCCGCCCGCTCGGCGGCTGGGACGTGCGCCAGGCGCACGCCGGCCGCGACCCGAAGCAGGTCCGCGAGGAGATCCTCACCGACCTGGAGAACGGCGTGACCTCGCTGTGGCTGGCGGTCGGTGGCGACGGCCTGCCGCTGAGCGCGCTGCCGGCCGCCCTGGACGGCGTCTACCTGGACCTGGCCGGCGTGGTCCTCGACCCCGGCCCGGACTTCACGGCCGCCGCCGAGGCATGGTCCGCCCTGCTCACGGCCCGTGGTGTGGACCCGGCTCAGGCCCGCGGCGGCCTCGGCGCCGACCCGCTGGGCTGGCTCGCCCGTACCGGTCAGAAGATCGCCGTCGGCGAAGCCGCGGCGCTCGCCGTCCGCTACCCGGAGCTGCGGGCGATCAGCGTGGACGCGACCGTCTACCACGAGGCGGGCGCGTCCGACGCCGAGGAGCTGGGCTGCGCCACCGCCGCCGGGGTGGCCTACCTGCGCGCGCTCACCGACGCCGGCCTGCCGATCCAGGAGGCCCTGGGCCACCTGGAGTTCCGGTTCGCCGCGACCGCCGACCAGTTCGCCACGATCGCCAAGCTGCGCGCCGCCCGCCGGGTCTGGGCCCGGGTCGCCGAGATGTGCGGCGCTCCGGAGGCCGGCGGCCAGCGCCAGCACGCGGTCACCTCGGCCGCGATGATGACCGCCCGTGACCCCTGGGTGAACCTGCTCCGGACCACCCTGGCCACCTTCGCGGCCGGGGTCGGCGGCGCGGACGCGGTCACCGTGCTGCCGTTCGACCACCGGCTCGGCCGGCCCGACGCGGTCGCCCGGCGGCTGGCCCGCAACACCTCGCTGCTGCTGATGGAGGAGTCGCACGTGGCCCGGGTCGCCGACCCGGCCGGCGGCTCCTGGTACATCGAGCGCTACACCGACGAGCTCGCGCATGCCGCCTGGGACTGGTTCACCACCATCGAGCGCGCCGGCGGGACCGTCGCCGCCCTGGACAGCGGCCTGATCTCCGACCGGCTCGCGGCGACCTGGGCGAAGCGGGCCGGCAACATCGCGCACCGCCGCGACCCGATCACCGGCGTGAGCGAGTTCCCGAACCTGGCCGAGCGGCTCCCGGAACGCCCGCCCGCACCGGTCCCGGCCACCGGGGGACTGCCCCGGCACCGGCTGGCGGAGGCGTTCGAGCGCCTGCGCGACCGCAGCGACGCGCACCTGGCCGCCACCGGCAGCCGCCCGACGGTCCACCTGGCCCTGCTCGGCTCGCCGGCCGCGCACGGTCCGCGCCTCACCTTCGCGACGAACCTGTTCGCGGCCGGCGGCATCGCGGTGACCACCGGCGAGTCCACGTCGGCCGTGGCGTGCGTCTGCGGGCCCGACCGGGCGTACGCCGAAGAAGCCGAACCCACCGCGGCCGCGTTGCGCGCCGCCGGGGCGACCCGCGTCCTGCTGGCGGGCCGGGGCGACTACCCCGGCATCGACGGCCACATCGCCATGGGCGGCGACGCGATCGCCGTGCTGACCACCGTTCTGGCCGACCTCGGAGTGGACGAATGA
- the scpA gene encoding methylmalonyl-CoA mutase: MIPDFSTAKLTDPTKPTDPAKLPGAEQAWRDAVRAGTGHSVDELTWHTPEGIAVPPLYTAADLSGVDFLTTFPGVAPYLRGPYPTMYVNQPWTIRQYAGFSTAQESNAFYRRNLAAGQKGLSVAFDLPTHRGYDSDHPRVTGDVGMAGVAIDSIYDMRQLFEGIPLDRMSVSMTMNGAVLPILALYIVAGEEQGVPPEKLSGTIQNDILKEFMVRNTYIYPPGPSMRIISDIFAFTSQRMPRFNSISISGYHIQEAGATADLELAYTLADGVEYLRAGRAAGLDVDAFAPRLSFFWAVGMNFFMEVAKLRAGRLLWAKLVREFGPKDPRSLSLRAHCQTSGWSLTAQDVYNNVMRTCVEAMAATQGHTQSLHTNALDEALALPTDFSARIARNTQLVLQQESGTTRVADPWGGSAYVERLTRDLAARAWEHIEEVEKAGGMARAIDEGIPKMRIEEAAARTQARIDSGRQPVIGVNKYRPASDGPIDVLKIDNAAVRAAQIEKLRRLRAERDEAACTAALDALTEAAARDQGANLLALAVDAARAKATVGEISDALEKVYGRHTARVRTISGVYRKEAGQVTNIERARVLTAAFAEAEGRQPRILVAKMGQDGHDRGQKVVATAFADLGFDVDVGPLFATPAEVARQAIEADVHVVGVNSLAAGHLTLIPALRDELAAQGRPDIMIIAGGVIPPQDYDALREAGAAAIFAPGTVLADAAIGLLGDLFGQLGHPLPAE, from the coding sequence ATGATCCCCGACTTCTCGACGGCGAAGCTGACCGACCCGACGAAGCCGACCGACCCGGCGAAGCTGCCCGGCGCCGAGCAGGCCTGGCGCGACGCCGTCCGGGCCGGGACCGGCCACTCCGTGGACGAGCTGACCTGGCACACCCCGGAGGGCATCGCGGTCCCGCCGCTGTACACCGCCGCCGACCTGTCCGGCGTGGACTTCCTGACCACGTTCCCGGGCGTCGCGCCGTACCTCCGCGGTCCCTATCCCACGATGTACGTCAACCAGCCGTGGACCATCCGCCAGTACGCGGGTTTCTCCACCGCCCAGGAGTCGAACGCGTTCTACCGCCGGAACCTGGCCGCCGGGCAGAAGGGCCTGTCGGTCGCGTTCGACCTGCCCACCCACCGTGGCTACGACTCCGACCACCCGCGGGTGACCGGTGACGTCGGGATGGCCGGGGTCGCGATCGACTCGATCTACGACATGCGGCAGCTGTTCGAGGGCATCCCGCTCGACAGGATGAGCGTGTCGATGACCATGAACGGCGCGGTCCTGCCGATCCTGGCGCTCTACATCGTGGCCGGCGAGGAGCAGGGCGTGCCGCCGGAGAAGCTGTCCGGCACGATCCAGAACGACATCCTCAAGGAGTTCATGGTCCGCAACACCTACATCTACCCACCCGGGCCGTCGATGCGGATCATCTCCGACATCTTCGCGTTCACCTCGCAGAGGATGCCGCGGTTCAACTCGATCTCGATCTCCGGCTACCACATCCAGGAGGCCGGGGCGACCGCCGACCTGGAGCTGGCCTACACGCTCGCCGACGGCGTCGAGTACCTGCGCGCCGGCCGCGCCGCCGGCCTGGACGTCGACGCGTTCGCGCCGCGGTTGTCGTTCTTCTGGGCGGTCGGGATGAACTTCTTCATGGAGGTCGCCAAGCTGCGCGCGGGCCGGCTGCTCTGGGCCAAGCTGGTCCGCGAGTTCGGCCCGAAGGACCCGCGCTCGCTGAGCCTGCGCGCGCACTGCCAGACCTCCGGCTGGTCGCTGACCGCCCAGGACGTCTACAACAACGTGATGCGCACCTGCGTCGAGGCGATGGCCGCCACCCAGGGGCACACCCAGTCGCTGCACACCAACGCGCTCGACGAGGCGCTCGCACTGCCGACCGACTTCTCCGCCCGGATCGCCCGCAACACCCAGCTGGTCCTGCAGCAGGAGTCCGGCACCACCCGGGTCGCCGACCCGTGGGGCGGCAGCGCCTACGTCGAGCGGCTCACCCGGGACCTGGCCGCCCGCGCCTGGGAGCACATCGAGGAGGTGGAGAAGGCCGGCGGGATGGCCCGCGCGATCGACGAGGGCATCCCGAAGATGCGCATCGAGGAGGCCGCCGCCCGCACCCAGGCCCGGATCGACTCCGGCCGCCAGCCGGTGATCGGCGTGAACAAGTACCGCCCGGCGTCGGACGGCCCGATCGACGTGCTGAAGATCGACAACGCCGCGGTCCGGGCCGCGCAGATCGAGAAGCTGCGCCGGCTGCGCGCCGAGCGCGACGAGGCCGCCTGCACCGCAGCCCTGGACGCGCTGACCGAGGCGGCGGCCCGCGACCAGGGGGCGAATCTGCTGGCGCTGGCGGTCGACGCGGCCCGGGCCAAGGCGACCGTCGGGGAGATCTCCGACGCGCTGGAGAAGGTCTACGGCCGGCACACCGCCCGCGTCCGTACCATCTCCGGGGTGTATCGCAAGGAGGCCGGCCAGGTGACCAACATCGAGCGGGCCCGGGTCCTGACCGCGGCGTTCGCCGAGGCCGAGGGCCGCCAGCCGCGGATCCTGGTCGCCAAGATGGGCCAGGACGGGCACGACCGCGGCCAGAAGGTGGTCGCCACCGCGTTCGCCGACCTCGGCTTCGACGTGGACGTGGGCCCGCTGTTCGCCACCCCGGCCGAGGTGGCCCGCCAGGCGATCGAGGCCGACGTGCACGTCGTCGGCGTCAACTCGCTCGCCGCCGGACACCTCACGCTGATCCCGGCCCTGCGCGACGAGCTGGCCGCCCAGGGCCGCCCGGACATCATGATCATCGCTGGCGGAGTGATCCCGCCGCAGGACTACGACGCCCTGCGCGAAGCCGGTGCCGCCGCCATCTTCGCGCCCGGAACCGTGCTCGCCGACGCGGCGATCGGCCTGCTCGGCGACCTGTTCGGGCAGCTCGGCCACCCCCTGCCCGCGGAATGA